From Pseudoxanthomonas sp. YR558, the proteins below share one genomic window:
- a CDS encoding Arc family DNA binding domain-containing protein: MSEKQDKKAYPLRISADVLTAAQRWADDELRSLNAQIEYVLRDALRKAGRLPKAGSNPEDSKKESP; this comes from the coding sequence GTGAGCGAGAAGCAGGACAAGAAGGCCTACCCGCTGCGCATCAGCGCCGACGTGCTGACCGCCGCGCAACGCTGGGCCGACGACGAACTGCGTTCGCTGAATGCCCAGATCGAATACGTGCTGCGCGACGCGTTGCGCAAGGCGGGCCGGCTCCCGAAGGCCGGCTCCAATCCGGAAGACAGCAAGAAGGAATCGCCATGA
- a CDS encoding polyketide cyclase, giving the protein MTRLIEFVIALALVLALFLVIGLVLPSSRELQESVETNRRMTIVFDTLNNVRRLKDWNPLIPSAANELSYSGGENDAGVGAKVDFNSANAAWGQGSWEIVESERPAPSGGPGKIVYAITDKRMGTDKRSIFSLEPSGKNNRNVKITQQYEVKYGWNLIGRYAGMYVSRHVGDSVKAGLSKLTNMLATVPNFDYRTEGSPLTDLKIVDVPAEDLLVVNAGNIDRTNDAIKASIKSNQEWIKRVMEANGLVANGPLRIITTDFGTEKYAFDVAQPVRKGSAAPKPEAAPAAAGEPPVTPPPAAPVASTGELKVTIPSGAPVTYVHLDARKSAFASYTGYMAELDNQRNALRAWAVTAGHEVVDRPYESWKSGVDGSFEAGGKFDIYWAVKH; this is encoded by the coding sequence ATGACCCGTTTGATCGAGTTCGTGATTGCGTTGGCGCTGGTTCTGGCGCTGTTCCTGGTGATTGGCCTGGTTCTGCCGTCCTCGCGCGAGCTGCAGGAAAGCGTTGAAACCAACCGTCGCATGACCATCGTGTTCGATACGCTGAACAACGTGCGCCGACTGAAGGACTGGAATCCGCTGATCCCGAGCGCCGCCAACGAGCTGAGCTATTCCGGTGGCGAGAATGACGCTGGCGTTGGCGCCAAGGTCGACTTCAATTCCGCCAATGCCGCCTGGGGCCAGGGCAGCTGGGAAATCGTCGAGAGCGAGCGCCCTGCGCCGTCCGGCGGCCCCGGCAAGATCGTCTACGCGATCACCGACAAGCGCATGGGCACCGACAAGCGCAGCATCTTCTCGCTGGAGCCGTCGGGCAAGAACAACCGCAACGTTAAGATCACCCAGCAGTACGAAGTGAAGTACGGCTGGAACCTGATCGGCCGTTATGCGGGCATGTACGTCAGCCGCCACGTGGGCGACAGCGTGAAGGCTGGTCTGTCCAAGCTGACCAACATGCTGGCCACCGTGCCCAACTTCGACTACCGCACCGAAGGCAGTCCGTTGACCGATCTCAAGATCGTCGACGTGCCGGCCGAAGACCTGTTGGTCGTTAACGCCGGCAACATCGACCGCACCAACGACGCCATCAAGGCCTCGATCAAGTCCAACCAGGAGTGGATCAAGCGCGTGATGGAGGCCAACGGCCTGGTCGCCAACGGTCCGCTGCGCATCATCACCACCGATTTCGGCACCGAGAAGTACGCTTTTGACGTCGCGCAGCCGGTCCGCAAGGGCAGCGCCGCGCCGAAGCCCGAGGCGGCACCTGCGGCCGCCGGTGAACCTCCGGTGACCCCGCCGCCAGCCGCTCCGGTCGCTTCCACGGGCGAACTGAAGGTCACGATCCCGTCGGGTGCGCCGGTGACCTACGTGCACCTGGACGCGCGCAAGTCTGCCTTCGCCAGCTACACCGGCTACATGGCAGAGCTCGATAACCAGCGCAATGCACTGCGCGCCTGGGCGGTGACCGCGGGCCACGAAGTCGTTGACCGTCCGTACGAGTCGTGGAAGTCCGGCGTGGATGGTTCGTTCGAAGCCGGCGGCAAGTTCGACATCTACTGGGCCGTCAAGCACTAA
- a CDS encoding M15 family metallopeptidase: MRRLPSQPLTSTLLNTSQIELWPADLLRVRSNADARILALAHAVLRRKHDGRYLAAVSVRGVHPLVPGLPREPGLDEAWDALENFESATRGFDADAQGLLPLHALQERLHALGLDEDAYADRTGLALVAEPAALAFAGRDRYRRPLWLTRGAARAWQALRAAAARDGIVLEAISGYRSHDYQLGIFERKRARGQTVDEILTVNAAPGYSEHHSGRALDIGAPDEPPAEASFEGTPAFAWLTGRATDFGFVMSYPRDNPHGIVYEPWHWYFVGSNAA; encoded by the coding sequence ATGCGCCGCCTGCCCTCCCAGCCACTGACGTCTACCCTGCTCAACACGTCGCAGATCGAACTGTGGCCAGCGGACCTGTTGCGCGTGCGCAGCAATGCGGACGCCCGCATCCTGGCGCTCGCGCACGCGGTATTGCGTCGCAAGCACGACGGTCGCTATCTCGCCGCAGTGTCCGTACGTGGCGTGCATCCACTTGTGCCGGGCCTGCCCCGCGAACCCGGCCTGGATGAAGCGTGGGATGCACTGGAAAATTTCGAGAGCGCAACGCGCGGCTTCGACGCAGATGCCCAGGGCCTGCTGCCCCTGCATGCGTTGCAGGAACGCCTGCATGCACTGGGCCTGGATGAGGATGCGTACGCCGACCGTACCGGCCTGGCACTCGTGGCCGAGCCGGCGGCCCTCGCGTTCGCCGGCCGGGACCGCTATCGCCGGCCGCTCTGGCTCACGCGCGGAGCCGCACGCGCATGGCAGGCGCTACGCGCTGCCGCGGCACGCGACGGCATCGTGCTGGAGGCCATTTCCGGCTATCGCAGCCACGATTACCAACTCGGCATCTTCGAGCGCAAACGCGCCCGTGGACAGACTGTCGACGAGATCCTGACCGTCAACGCCGCACCCGGCTACAGCGAACACCACAGCGGCCGCGCGCTCGACATCGGCGCGCCGGATGAACCGCCGGCCGAGGCGTCGTTCGAAGGCACGCCCGCCTTCGCCTGGCTTACCGGGCGCGCCACCGACTTCGGCTTCGTCATGAGCTACCCGCGCGACAACCCCCACGGCATCGTGTACGAGCCGTGGCATTGGTACTTCGTGGGATCCAACGCCGCTTGA
- a CDS encoding SPFH domain-containing protein yields the protein MKENAKSSLPGIPTLLGLLVLGLGVIALFIVGAADKQPAYMVVAAVLGFALMFLMAGLYKLEPNQSAVLSLFGKYVGTVKDNGLRWNNPFFSKRKVSLRIRNFESSRLKVNELDGSPIEIAAVIVWQVVDSAEAVFNVDDYESFVHIQSEAALRAMASSYPYDQHEEGQIALRSHPQEISQHLQDQIAERLGKAGVDVIEARISHLAYAPEIAQAMLQRQQANAVIAARTRIVAGAVGMVEMALAELQKNDVVKLDEERKAQMVSNLLVVLCGERGTQPIVNTGSIY from the coding sequence ATGAAAGAGAACGCCAAGTCGTCGCTGCCCGGAATCCCGACCCTCCTCGGTCTGCTGGTGCTGGGCCTGGGGGTGATCGCCTTGTTCATCGTCGGCGCTGCGGACAAACAGCCCGCCTACATGGTCGTGGCCGCCGTGCTCGGCTTCGCGCTGATGTTCCTGATGGCCGGCCTGTACAAGCTGGAGCCCAACCAGTCCGCCGTGCTCAGCCTCTTCGGCAAGTATGTCGGCACGGTGAAGGACAACGGTCTGCGCTGGAACAATCCCTTCTTCAGCAAGCGCAAGGTGTCGCTGCGCATCCGCAATTTCGAAAGCAGCCGCCTGAAGGTCAATGAGCTGGATGGCAGCCCGATCGAGATCGCGGCGGTGATCGTGTGGCAGGTGGTGGACTCCGCCGAGGCCGTCTTCAACGTGGACGACTACGAGAGCTTCGTGCACATCCAGTCCGAAGCCGCGCTGCGTGCGATGGCGTCCAGCTATCCCTACGACCAGCACGAGGAAGGCCAGATCGCGTTGCGCAGCCATCCGCAAGAGATCTCGCAGCACCTGCAGGACCAGATCGCCGAACGCCTGGGCAAGGCCGGCGTGGACGTGATCGAAGCGCGCATCAGCCACCTCGCCTACGCACCGGAAATCGCCCAGGCCATGCTGCAGCGGCAACAGGCCAACGCGGTGATCGCGGCCCGCACGCGGATCGTCGCCGGCGCGGTGGGCATGGTGGAGATGGCGCTCGCCGAGCTGCAAAAGAACGATGTGGTGAAGCTGGACGAAGAGCGCAAGGCGCAGATGGTCAGCAACCTGCTGGTGGTGCTGTGCGGCGAGCGCGGCACGCAGCCGATCGTCAACACCGGCTCGATCTACTGA
- a CDS encoding DNA-3-methyladenine glycosylase produces MPRHARGFDTEQAWDHLARRDRKLGTWMKRIGYIEPQPTWRKPFDPVDALARAILYQQLSGKAAGTIVGRVETAIGSTRLHFDTLGRIDDVALRACGVSGNKTLALRDLAAREQRGEIPNLRQMSVMSEDEIVAALVPIRGIGRWTVEMMLMFRLGRPDVLPIDDLGVRKGAQFVDKQDAMPTPKELLARGEKWGPYRTYAAQYLWRIADFGTEAKTATKRSQD; encoded by the coding sequence ATGCCCCGACACGCGCGCGGCTTCGATACCGAGCAGGCCTGGGACCACCTGGCGCGACGCGATCGCAAGCTGGGCACCTGGATGAAGCGGATCGGCTATATCGAGCCGCAGCCGACGTGGCGTAAGCCGTTCGATCCCGTGGACGCGCTGGCGCGCGCCATCCTCTACCAGCAACTCAGCGGCAAGGCTGCCGGCACGATCGTCGGTCGCGTCGAGACCGCCATCGGCAGTACGCGTCTGCACTTCGACACGCTCGGTCGCATCGACGACGTCGCGCTGCGCGCCTGTGGCGTTTCCGGCAACAAGACACTCGCGCTGCGCGACCTGGCGGCACGCGAACAACGTGGCGAAATCCCCAACCTGCGGCAGATGTCGGTGATGAGCGAAGACGAGATCGTCGCCGCGCTGGTGCCGATCCGCGGCATCGGCCGCTGGACGGTGGAGATGATGCTGATGTTCCGCCTGGGCCGCCCCGACGTGCTGCCGATCGACGATCTCGGCGTGCGCAAGGGCGCGCAGTTCGTCGACAAGCAGGACGCGATGCCCACGCCGAAGGAACTGCTGGCGCGTGGCGAGAAGTGGGGTCCTTACCGCACGTATGCGGCCCAGTACTTGTGGCGGATCGCCGATTTCGGCACAGAGGCGAAGACGGCGACGAAGCGTTCGCAGGATTGA
- a CDS encoding DUF4177 domain-containing protein, producing MNHRWSHKVVEVPYKMFAGKLTDRIQQEMDKMSAQGWELVSTLFIEHEVSVRLFFKKLA from the coding sequence ATGAACCACCGTTGGAGCCACAAGGTCGTCGAAGTCCCGTACAAGATGTTTGCGGGCAAGCTCACCGACCGCATCCAGCAGGAGATGGACAAGATGAGCGCGCAGGGCTGGGAGCTGGTCAGCACCCTCTTCATCGAGCACGAAGTCTCGGTGCGTCTGTTCTTCAAGAAGCTCGCCTGA
- a CDS encoding DUF423 domain-containing protein, with amino-acid sequence MNYDRRQRKPSFLALSGGLLAAIAVGLSAYASHGIATAEAQSHVQTAALFAFGHGLALAALSPSTTRRMGKLALGLLLLGTLLFSGSLVGGALGGLSTRLAPAGGITLMLGWVLWAVDAVRR; translated from the coding sequence ATGAACTACGATCGACGCCAACGCAAACCTTCGTTCCTCGCACTGAGTGGCGGCTTGCTCGCCGCGATCGCCGTGGGCTTGTCCGCGTATGCGTCGCATGGCATCGCGACGGCGGAAGCGCAGTCGCACGTGCAGACGGCTGCCCTGTTCGCCTTCGGGCATGGACTTGCGCTCGCGGCGTTGTCCCCCAGCACCACCCGCCGCATGGGCAAGCTGGCCCTCGGCCTGTTGTTGCTGGGCACACTGCTTTTCTCGGGCAGTCTGGTGGGCGGCGCGCTGGGCGGTCTCTCCACGCGGCTCGCGCCCGCCGGCGGCATCACGCTGATGCTGGGATGGGTGTTGTGGGCGGTGGACGCGGTGCGCCGCTGA
- a CDS encoding PH domain-containing protein, giving the protein MQHPQDFPVAPLSGHTGWWLWLPMLLASVACIAALTMESKTPPLAAWLTVPFVLLVGVVLAFALRRRAIVLDNRQLQVKATFYTKKLAVEAIDLDKARVLSLEEHTELTPMLKTNGFSLPGFKAGHFRLRNLGKAFCLVTDRTRVLTLPLRDGGLVLLSPERPADLLARLRELATPAPRR; this is encoded by the coding sequence ATGCAGCACCCGCAGGACTTTCCCGTCGCCCCGCTGTCTGGCCATACCGGTTGGTGGCTGTGGCTGCCGATGCTGCTCGCGAGTGTCGCATGCATCGCCGCGCTGACGATGGAATCGAAAACGCCGCCGCTCGCGGCCTGGCTGACGGTGCCCTTCGTCCTGCTGGTGGGCGTGGTGCTGGCATTCGCGCTGCGGCGACGCGCGATCGTGCTGGACAACCGCCAGTTGCAGGTGAAGGCGACGTTCTACACGAAGAAGCTCGCCGTCGAAGCCATCGACCTGGACAAGGCCCGTGTACTGAGCCTGGAAGAACATACCGAGCTCACGCCGATGCTGAAGACGAACGGTTTCAGCCTGCCCGGTTTCAAGGCGGGACACTTCCGCCTGCGCAACCTGGGCAAGGCGTTCTGCCTGGTGACCGATCGCACCCGTGTACTGACACTGCCGCTGCGCGATGGCGGCCTGGTGCTGCTGAGTCCGGAACGTCCCGCCGACCTCCTCGCCCGGCTACGCGAACTGGCAACGCCCGCGCCGCGTCGCTAA